One window of Desulfarculus baarsii DSM 2075 genomic DNA carries:
- the lptB gene encoding LPS export ABC transporter ATP-binding protein — MHKLVKVYGRRRVVDDVSLEVNDQEIVGLLGPNGAGKTTSFYMTVGMIHPTEGDISLNDETITQLPMYQRARKGISYLPQESSIFQKLSVEDNIKAILQTLPLDERAQEERLERLLDDLGVGHLRKNKAYSLSGGERRRVEISRLLVTDPKFILLDEPFAGIDPIAVGDLQEIIRHLRDRGIGVLISDHNVRETLCVCDRAYILAQGKVIEQGDPEHIAQSEVARRIYLGEEFSL, encoded by the coding sequence ATGCATAAACTGGTCAAGGTGTACGGCCGCAGGCGGGTCGTCGACGACGTCTCGCTGGAGGTCAACGACCAGGAGATAGTCGGCCTTTTGGGCCCCAACGGCGCTGGCAAGACCACGTCTTTTTACATGACCGTGGGCATGATCCACCCCACCGAGGGCGATATCAGCCTCAATGACGAAACCATCACCCAGTTGCCCATGTATCAGCGGGCCCGCAAGGGCATCAGCTATTTGCCACAGGAGTCGAGTATCTTCCAGAAACTCAGTGTCGAGGACAACATCAAGGCCATCCTGCAAACGCTGCCGCTGGACGAGCGGGCCCAGGAAGAACGCCTGGAGCGCCTGCTCGACGACCTGGGCGTGGGCCATCTGCGCAAAAACAAGGCCTATTCGCTTTCGGGCGGCGAGCGGCGGCGGGTGGAGATCAGCCGACTGTTGGTCACCGACCCCAAGTTCATCCTGCTCGACGAACCATTCGCCGGCATTGACCCCATCGCCGTCGGCGACCTGCAAGAGATCATCCGCCACCTGCGCGACCGGGGCATCGGCGTGCTGATCAGCGATCACAACGTACGCGAGACGCTGTGCGTCTGCGACCGGGCCTACATTTTGGCCCAGGGCAAGGTCATCGAGCAGGGCGACCCCGAGCACATCGCCCAGAGCGAGGTGGCCAGGCGAATATATCTCGGCGAAGAATTCAGTCTGTAG
- the rpoN gene encoding RNA polymerase factor sigma-54, with translation MGLEIKQALKMTQQLVMTPQLQQAIKLLQLSRLELADTINQELLENPMLEMVEETDQQQRQEDADSGGEPADATGPDGPLTQDLGVQAEGSGEVDVREQVSDEFDWENYLGEYSSATRAEESAIHEDKDAPPYESLITRSASLQEHLLWQLKMSRLDDEQMRVGELIIGNLDGDGYLQSSLEDIAQQRGVSPAQAEVVLKVIQQLDPLGVAARDLRECLLIQALELYPQHDVALDILEGHMDLLEKRQYQQIAKKLGVGLDEVAEALDIIRLLDPKPGRSVSEEEPQYITPDIYVYKIDGEFVIVLNEDGLPKLRVNNFYRDSLAKGGDPKAKEYVQDKLRSAMWLIRSIHQRQRTIYKVTEAIVKFQREFFERGVAQLKPLVLRDVAEEVGMHESTISRVTTNKYVHTPQGVFELKYFFNSGINRVDGGSLASEAVKDRIRHLIAEEDRSRPLSDQTIAEMLKKEDIDIARRTVAKYREMLGILPSSRRREPLGGLPKANGR, from the coding sequence ATGGGCCTGGAGATCAAACAAGCGCTCAAGATGACCCAGCAGTTGGTGATGACGCCCCAACTGCAACAGGCCATCAAATTGTTGCAGCTCTCCAGGCTGGAGCTGGCCGATACGATCAACCAGGAGTTGCTGGAAAACCCCATGCTGGAGATGGTCGAGGAGACCGACCAGCAGCAGCGTCAGGAAGACGCCGACTCCGGCGGAGAGCCGGCCGACGCCACCGGGCCCGATGGCCCGCTGACCCAGGATCTGGGCGTCCAGGCCGAGGGTTCGGGCGAGGTTGACGTCCGCGAACAGGTCAGCGACGAGTTCGACTGGGAAAACTATCTGGGTGAATATTCCTCGGCCACCCGCGCCGAGGAGAGCGCCATCCACGAGGACAAGGACGCCCCGCCCTACGAGAGCCTGATCACCCGTTCGGCCTCGCTACAAGAACATCTGCTGTGGCAACTCAAGATGTCGCGGCTCGACGACGAACAAATGCGCGTAGGCGAGCTGATCATCGGCAACCTGGACGGCGACGGCTACTTGCAGTCCTCGTTGGAAGACATCGCCCAGCAACGCGGCGTTTCGCCGGCCCAGGCCGAGGTCGTGCTCAAGGTCATCCAGCAACTAGACCCCCTTGGCGTGGCCGCCCGCGACCTGCGTGAATGCCTGCTGATCCAGGCCCTGGAGCTATATCCGCAGCACGACGTGGCCCTCGACATCCTCGAAGGGCACATGGACCTGCTGGAAAAACGGCAATACCAGCAGATCGCCAAAAAGCTGGGCGTCGGTCTCGATGAAGTGGCCGAGGCCCTGGATATCATCCGCCTGCTGGACCCCAAGCCCGGCCGCTCGGTCAGCGAGGAAGAGCCGCAATACATCACGCCCGACATCTATGTCTACAAGATCGACGGCGAGTTCGTCATCGTGCTCAACGAAGACGGCCTGCCCAAACTGCGGGTCAACAATTTCTATCGCGACTCGTTGGCCAAGGGCGGCGACCCCAAGGCCAAGGAATACGTCCAGGACAAGCTGCGCAGCGCCATGTGGCTGATCCGCTCGATCCATCAGCGCCAGCGCACGATCTACAAGGTCACCGAGGCCATCGTCAAGTTTCAGCGCGAGTTTTTCGAGCGCGGCGTGGCCCAGCTCAAGCCGCTGGTGCTACGCGACGTGGCCGAGGAAGTGGGCATGCACGAATCGACCATCAGCCGGGTGACCACCAACAAGTACGTCCACACGCCCCAGGGCGTGTTCGAGCTGAAATATTTCTTCAACAGCGGCATCAACCGCGTGGATGGCGGCTCGCTGGCCTCCGAGGCGGTCAAGGATCGCATCCGCCATCTGATCGCCGAGGAAGACCGTTCGCGCCCCCTGTCCGACCAGACCATCGCCGAAATGCTCAAGAAAGAGGACATAGACATCGCCCGACGCACGGTGGCAAAATACAGAGAGATGCTGGGCATCTTGCCGTCCAGCCGGCGTAGGGAACCCCTGGGAGGGCTGCCAAAAGCGAACGGGCGCTAA
- the hpf gene encoding ribosome hibernation-promoting factor, HPF/YfiA family — MQIQVAFRNVEPSEAIKEYARDKVGKVQKYLDGPIEANVTLQVQKHRHEVDVNIFAGGLKIHGSETTGDLYSAIDLVMDKLERQLRRYRDKLTNFGRNGRKGREVPYQVAVYQPEALVDSPQPATVMSESLTAKPMDVDEAAMQLDLSEDDFMVFINARTDTLNVIYRRSDGNFGLIEPQ, encoded by the coding sequence ATGCAGATTCAGGTTGCGTTTCGCAATGTTGAACCATCCGAGGCCATTAAGGAATACGCTCGCGACAAGGTCGGCAAGGTCCAGAAGTACCTGGACGGGCCGATCGAGGCCAATGTCACGCTCCAGGTGCAAAAGCACCGCCACGAAGTGGACGTCAATATCTTCGCCGGCGGCCTGAAGATCCACGGCAGCGAAACCACTGGCGACCTTTATAGCGCCATCGACCTGGTCATGGACAAGCTCGAACGTCAGTTGCGCCGCTATCGCGACAAGCTGACCAACTTCGGCCGCAACGGGCGCAAGGGCCGCGAGGTGCCCTACCAGGTGGCGGTCTACCAGCCCGAAGCCCTGGTCGATAGCCCCCAGCCGGCCACGGTCATGTCCGAGAGCCTTACGGCCAAGCCCATGGATGTCGACGAGGCGGCCATGCAGTTGGATCTTTCCGAGGACGACTTCATGGTTTTCATCAACGCCCGCACCGACACGCTCAATGTCATTTACCGGCGCTCCGATGGCAATTTTGGCTTGATCGAGCCCCAATAA
- a CDS encoding PTS sugar transporter subunit IIA — translation MKLTDILSKDHIIADLRSRTKRGVMEELCQSLASTHPDLEPGRLMEVLIERERLGSTGIGDGIAIPHGKTDKVGELMLAFGRSLAGVDFDSLDAKPAHLFFLVVAPENSAGVHLKALARISRLLKSTAVRRELLEAADAIEIYEIVAAQDEEF, via the coding sequence ATGAAGCTAACCGACATACTCAGCAAGGATCACATCATCGCCGACCTCCGCTCGCGCACCAAGCGCGGTGTGATGGAGGAGCTTTGTCAGTCCCTGGCCAGCACCCACCCCGACCTGGAGCCCGGTCGGCTGATGGAGGTGCTCATCGAACGGGAGCGCCTTGGCTCCACGGGCATCGGTGACGGCATCGCCATTCCCCACGGCAAGACCGACAAGGTCGGCGAGCTGATGCTGGCCTTTGGCCGTTCGCTGGCGGGGGTGGATTTCGACTCCCTGGACGCCAAACCGGCCCATCTGTTCTTTTTGGTGGTGGCCCCGGAAAACTCGGCCGGCGTCCACCTCAAGGCCTTGGCGCGCATCTCGCGGCTTTTGAAAAGCACCGCCGTGCGCCGCGAGCTGTTGGAGGCCGCCGACGCCATCGAAATTTACGAGATAGTCGCCGCCCAAGACGAGGAGTTTTGA
- the rapZ gene encoding RNase adapter RapZ, which yields MTDEKQHGRGRFVVITGLSGSGKSSVLKAMEDLGYYAVDNLPPQLLPSFVNLPLKQLDDSFKVALGMDIRGHLFPEIFPGVFSELLQEGFPLEMLFLEASDDVLLRRFSETRRAHPVARANDGLAASIRRERALLEPIRAMANQVLDTSKFTIHQLRRAIAGLYSDSDAAAGMQVNIMSFGYKFGLPGEADLVMDVRFLPNPYFVDELRPLGGKDEPVAEFVLSQEATKAFLGRFLDLLKFLIPHYQNEGKSRLTVAIGCTGGRHRSVALAEWLARQLSSAETTVTVRHRDLDEGAKS from the coding sequence ATGACCGACGAAAAACAGCATGGCCGAGGCCGCTTCGTTGTCATCACCGGGCTTTCCGGTTCGGGCAAGTCCTCGGTGCTCAAGGCCATGGAAGACCTGGGCTATTACGCGGTGGACAACCTGCCGCCCCAGTTGTTGCCGTCGTTTGTCAACCTGCCGCTCAAGCAGCTCGACGATTCGTTCAAGGTGGCCTTGGGCATGGACATCCGCGGCCATCTTTTCCCCGAGATTTTTCCTGGCGTTTTTAGCGAACTGCTGCAGGAAGGCTTTCCATTGGAGATGCTCTTCCTCGAGGCCAGCGATGACGTGCTGCTGCGTCGTTTTTCCGAGACGCGGCGGGCCCACCCCGTGGCCAGGGCCAACGACGGCCTGGCGGCCAGCATCCGGCGCGAACGCGCCCTGCTGGAGCCCATCCGGGCCATGGCCAATCAAGTCCTCGACACCAGCAAGTTCACCATCCACCAACTGCGCCGGGCCATCGCCGGGCTCTACAGCGACTCCGACGCCGCCGCGGGCATGCAGGTCAACATCATGTCCTTTGGCTACAAGTTCGGCCTGCCCGGCGAGGCCGACCTGGTCATGGACGTACGTTTCCTGCCCAACCCCTATTTTGTCGACGAACTGCGGCCGCTCGGCGGCAAGGACGAGCCGGTGGCCGAGTTTGTCCTATCGCAGGAGGCGACCAAGGCCTTTTTGGGGCGATTCTTGGATCTGCTCAAGTTCCTGATCCCCCACTATCAAAACGAGGGCAAAAGCCGCCTGACCGTGGCCATCGGCTGCACTGGCGGCCGCCATCGCTCGGTGGCCCTGGCCGAATGGCTGGCCCGCCAGCTCTCGTCGGCCGAAACCACCGTCACCGTCCGTCACCGCGATTTGGACGAGGGGGCAAAGTCGTGA
- a CDS encoding PTS sugar transporter subunit IIA: protein MIGIIVITHARLGRELVNAAEFILGKIERIETISLEPQSKTDFLSAQLEAAQAKVDGGDGVLILTDMFGGTPNNISLAYFDEGKVDVVTGVNLPMVIKAATSRQGKALAELSRAVRQAGHDSISAASELLAS, encoded by the coding sequence GTGATCGGCATTATCGTCATCACCCACGCCCGGCTGGGCCGGGAGTTGGTCAACGCGGCCGAATTCATTTTGGGCAAGATCGAGCGGATCGAGACCATCTCCCTGGAGCCCCAGTCCAAAACCGACTTTTTAAGCGCCCAACTCGAGGCGGCCCAGGCCAAGGTCGACGGCGGCGATGGCGTGTTGATCCTCACCGACATGTTCGGCGGCACGCCCAACAACATCTCGCTGGCCTATTTTGACGAAGGCAAGGTCGACGTGGTCACCGGCGTGAACCTGCCCATGGTCATCAAAGCGGCCACCAGCCGGCAAGGCAAGGCCCTGGCCGAACTGAGCCGCGCCGTGCGCCAGGCCGGTCACGACAGCATTTCGGCGGCCAGTGAGCTGCTCGCCTCCTGA
- the rimI gene encoding ribosomal protein S18-alanine N-acetyltransferase yields the protein MSCSPPDKPAQPLDVCVTVMGRDHLRQVSAIERASFSAPWPEHFFLAHTLHPNSLPLVALLPPAGLVVGHLIIWLAPGESLAQLQNLAVNEAFRRRGVAGRLLSHGLHLAKRRGAKRMRLEVRAGNRAAALLYERFGFRQTGLLPDYYAAEGEDALVMELALDDGRPAAGA from the coding sequence GTGAGCTGCTCGCCTCCTGACAAGCCGGCCCAGCCCCTGGACGTGTGCGTGACGGTCATGGGCCGCGATCACCTACGCCAGGTGTCGGCCATCGAGCGGGCGTCGTTCAGCGCGCCGTGGCCCGAGCATTTTTTTCTGGCCCACACCCTGCACCCCAACAGCCTGCCCTTGGTGGCCTTGTTGCCGCCGGCCGGCTTGGTCGTCGGCCATCTGATCATCTGGCTGGCGCCGGGCGAAAGCCTGGCCCAACTGCAGAATTTGGCCGTCAATGAAGCCTTCAGACGGCGGGGCGTGGCCGGGCGGCTGCTGAGTCACGGCCTGCATCTGGCCAAGCGGCGGGGGGCCAAACGCATGCGCCTGGAGGTGCGGGCCGGCAATCGGGCCGCCGCCCTGCTCTACGAGCGCTTCGGCTTTCGCCAAACCGGCCTGTTACCCGACTATTACGCCGCCGAGGGCGAGGACGCCCTGGTCATGGAGTTGGCCCTGGACGACGGCCGGCCGGCGGCGGGGGCTTAA
- a CDS encoding phosphoglycerate kinase has protein sequence MKYINQLEDLKDKRVLIRVDFNVPLDEERNIADDNRIRAALPTINYVLDEGGKVIVASHMGRPKGKRVESLSMAPVARRLGRLLKKEVALAPDCVGPEVEKMVSQMTSPGVIMLENLRFHDGETKNDPEFSQALARLCDVYVDDAFAVAHRAHASVVGVTQYAPVSVAGFTMKKELDYFRRAMIDPARPLAAVIGGAKAVTKLEALENLLNHVDKIIVGGAMANTFLKGVDYSVGNSMFEPELVPVANCLLRKAKELGVKLYIPVDCVVADRFDPKAETMITTVQEVPNDWMILDIGPATSMLYREALANCKTVIWNGPMGAFEMDAFSRGTYNMVSTVAQSYALSIVGGGDTDVAIHRLGETDNISYISTGGGAFLAMLTGDVLPAVEALGGATGMEVKGERDEKCFTKQRG, from the coding sequence GTGAAATATATCAATCAGCTCGAAGACTTGAAAGACAAACGCGTCCTGATCCGCGTCGACTTCAACGTGCCCCTGGACGAAGAACGCAACATCGCCGACGACAACCGCATCCGCGCCGCTCTGCCCACCATCAACTATGTCCTCGACGAAGGCGGCAAGGTCATCGTGGCTTCGCACATGGGCCGCCCCAAGGGCAAGCGCGTGGAGTCGCTGAGCATGGCCCCGGTGGCCCGCCGCTTGGGCCGCCTGCTCAAGAAAGAAGTGGCCCTGGCCCCGGATTGCGTGGGCCCCGAGGTGGAGAAAATGGTCTCGCAGATGACTTCGCCAGGGGTTATCATGCTGGAAAACCTGCGTTTTCACGATGGCGAGACCAAAAACGACCCCGAGTTCAGCCAGGCCCTGGCCCGGCTGTGCGATGTTTATGTCGATGACGCCTTTGCCGTGGCCCATCGCGCCCACGCCTCGGTGGTGGGCGTGACCCAATACGCGCCAGTGAGCGTGGCCGGCTTCACCATGAAAAAAGAGCTGGACTACTTCCGGCGGGCCATGATCGACCCGGCCCGGCCCCTGGCCGCGGTCATTGGCGGCGCCAAGGCCGTCACCAAGCTGGAGGCCCTGGAAAACCTGCTCAATCACGTGGACAAGATCATCGTCGGCGGGGCCATGGCCAACACCTTCCTCAAGGGCGTGGACTACAGCGTCGGCAACAGCATGTTCGAGCCCGAACTGGTGCCGGTGGCCAACTGTCTGCTGCGCAAGGCCAAGGAGCTTGGCGTCAAGCTTTACATCCCCGTCGACTGCGTGGTCGCCGACCGTTTCGACCCCAAGGCCGAGACCATGATCACCACCGTCCAGGAAGTGCCCAACGACTGGATGATCCTCGACATTGGCCCGGCCACCAGCATGCTCTACCGCGAGGCCCTGGCCAACTGCAAGACCGTCATCTGGAACGGCCCCATGGGCGCTTTCGAGATGGACGCCTTCAGTCGCGGCACCTACAACATGGTCTCCACCGTGGCCCAGAGCTACGCCCTGTCCATCGTCGGCGGCGGCGACACCGACGTGGCCATCCACCGCCTTGGCGAGACCGACAACATCAGCTACATCTCCACCGGCGGCGGCGCGTTTTTGGCCATGCTCACCGGCGATGTGCTGCCGGCGGTCGAGGCCCTGGGCGGGGCCACGGGCATGGAGGTCAAGGGCGAGCGTGACGAAAAATGCTTCACCAAACAACGTGGTTAG
- the tpiA gene encoding triose-phosphate isomerase: MNRRIMVAGNWKMYKTIDQAVALAKAVAAGPARQGLDVLLCPNFVCLEAVVRAVAGSHVQVGGQNLHWQDEGAFTAEISGPMLRSVGASHVIIGHSERRQFFGETEKTVRMRLAAALRHGLKPIVCVGETQAERESGQTDDVLASQLAGGLAGLSAAEMVKVTLAYEPVWAIGTGLTASDEQAQQVHAFIRAWLAARFDNQVANSCGILYGGSVKPANAAGLLRQKDIDGALVGGASLDADSFLGIIAAV, translated from the coding sequence ATGAACCGTCGAATCATGGTGGCCGGCAACTGGAAGATGTACAAGACCATCGACCAGGCCGTGGCCTTGGCCAAGGCCGTGGCCGCCGGACCGGCCCGTCAGGGCCTGGATGTGCTCTTGTGCCCGAACTTCGTCTGCCTGGAGGCCGTGGTTCGGGCCGTGGCCGGCAGCCACGTGCAGGTGGGCGGGCAAAACCTGCACTGGCAAGACGAAGGGGCCTTCACGGCCGAAATCAGCGGCCCCATGTTGCGTTCTGTCGGGGCCAGCCACGTAATCATCGGCCACTCCGAGCGCCGGCAGTTTTTCGGCGAGACGGAAAAGACCGTGCGCATGCGCCTGGCGGCCGCCTTGCGCCACGGGCTCAAGCCCATCGTCTGCGTGGGCGAGACCCAGGCCGAGCGCGAGTCCGGCCAGACCGATGACGTCCTGGCCAGCCAACTGGCCGGCGGCTTGGCCGGCCTGAGCGCCGCCGAGATGGTCAAAGTGACCTTGGCCTACGAGCCGGTCTGGGCCATCGGCACGGGCCTGACCGCCAGTGACGAGCAGGCCCAGCAGGTTCACGCCTTTATCCGCGCCTGGCTGGCCGCCCGTTTTGACAATCAGGTTGCAAACTCGTGCGGAATCCTGTATGGAGGTAGTGTCAAGCCGGCCAACGCGGCCGGCCTTTTGCGTCAAAAAGATATCGACGGCGCTCTTGTTGGCGGCGCATCACTGGACGCGGACAGTTTCCTTGGTATAATTGCGGCCGTCTGA
- the secG gene encoding preprotein translocase subunit SecG yields the protein MQIALILLHLVACAILVLVVLLQTGKGASLGAAFGGASQTVFGSSGAQTFLGKMTTIVAVIFMVTSLTLAITAGGKGSKSVMADVAQPAAQQESAPPAPPKADATAPAPTATDKGVAPAEKPAPQAPAAPAKPAEGK from the coding sequence ATGCAAATCGCGCTGATTTTGCTTCATCTGGTGGCCTGCGCCATTTTGGTGCTGGTGGTCTTGCTGCAAACCGGCAAGGGCGCGTCGTTGGGCGCGGCCTTTGGCGGCGCCTCGCAGACCGTCTTCGGCTCTTCCGGGGCCCAGACGTTTCTGGGCAAGATGACCACCATCGTGGCGGTGATCTTCATGGTCACTTCGCTGACGCTGGCCATCACCGCCGGCGGCAAGGGCTCCAAATCGGTCATGGCCGACGTGGCGCAGCCCGCCGCCCAGCAGGAAAGCGCGCCGCCGGCCCCGCCCAAGGCCGATGCGACGGCCCCGGCCCCGACGGCCACCGATAAAGGCGTGGCTCCGGCGGAAAAGCCCGCGCCGCAAGCGCCGGCGGCCCCAGCCAAGCCAGCCGAGGGCAAGTAG
- a CDS encoding SDR family oxidoreductase: MLKGKKVLIIGGGSGIGLAVAKLAQANGAELVVASRGASAQTRRLSEAVGAAVRTHDFDITAPDDHGRLFQEIGEIDHLVIAVRPAVRPAPLLAMDLAEVRRVFETKFWGPCGLIRVAHGFIRKAGTITLTSGVAGAKIYPGASAMALVNSLTETLCRVLAVELAPVRVNAVSPGFVKPKPAEMAHMAEKLPLGRFADAGEVAAAFLALITNPYQTGTVAVVDGGALLT, translated from the coding sequence ATGCTCAAAGGCAAAAAAGTGCTGATCATCGGTGGCGGATCGGGCATCGGTCTGGCCGTGGCCAAGTTGGCTCAGGCCAACGGAGCGGAACTGGTGGTGGCCTCGCGCGGGGCTTCGGCCCAGACCCGGCGGTTGTCCGAGGCCGTTGGCGCGGCGGTGCGGACCCACGATTTCGACATAACCGCGCCGGATGATCATGGACGATTGTTCCAAGAGATTGGTGAAATCGACCATCTGGTGATTGCGGTGAGGCCCGCGGTCAGGCCAGCGCCGTTGCTGGCCATGGACTTGGCCGAGGTCAGGCGGGTCTTTGAAACCAAGTTTTGGGGCCCCTGCGGTTTGATCCGTGTCGCCCATGGTTTTATTCGTAAGGCCGGCACGATAACCCTGACCAGCGGCGTCGCCGGCGCAAAGATCTATCCAGGCGCATCAGCCATGGCCTTGGTCAACAGTCTTACCGAGACGCTATGCCGGGTGCTGGCCGTGGAGTTGGCTCCGGTGCGGGTCAACGCGGTCAGCCCCGGCTTTGTCAAGCCAAAGCCGGCCGAAATGGCGCACATGGCCGAAAAGCTTCCACTGGGGCGCTTTGCCGATGCCGGCGAGGTGGCCGCGGCGTTTTTGGCGTTGATCACCAACCCGTACCAGACAGGGACGGTGGCGGTGGTCGATGGCGGGGCATTGCTGACCTAG
- a CDS encoding TMEM165/GDT1 family protein yields MDWKILATTFGAIFLAELGDKTQLACILMAAKTGKPWTVFLGTSLALVMVSLIGVLLAQALVNFLPTEWIKRGAAVGFMVIGALMLWGKL; encoded by the coding sequence ATGGACTGGAAGATTCTGGCCACCACCTTTGGGGCCATTTTTTTGGCCGAACTGGGCGATAAGACCCAACTGGCCTGCATCCTCATGGCGGCCAAGACCGGCAAGCCCTGGACGGTATTTTTGGGCACGTCCCTGGCCCTGGTCATGGTCTCGCTGATCGGCGTGCTGCTGGCCCAGGCCTTGGTCAATTTTCTGCCCACCGAGTGGATCAAGCGCGGCGCGGCCGTGGGCTTCATGGTCATCGGCGCGCTGATGCTTTGGGGCAAGCTCTGA
- a CDS encoding THUMP domain-containing class I SAM-dependent RNA methyltransferase gives MSDVNLQRRVKRHIQAPEHDFFAVTAPGLEDLCAAELANLGAAQTTSLAGGVAFHGRLEAMLQANLWLRTAGRVLMRLADFRVRTWADLTRQAAAVPWELLLPADGSSLDVRVSLHESNLHHAGRVAEEIFWAAAKAMERQGLTAPVKALPGQDDALILQVRGVDRRASISLDTSGAHLHKRGYRQATAKAPLRETLAAALLMLCGYDGSRPLLDPMCGAGTLAIEAALMARALPPGLGRDFAFQRLAFHRPAAWAHLQKTAAANALAVPPAPIFAGDRLKSGLELAQANAARAGVAQSIQWGQADFFERPAPTATAGLVVINPPYGKRLGSVSQAEQIVRRIGRHLAEHYRGWRCGVVLYLPQWAELLGLEQIASLEVPHGGLKVTMFCGQVAG, from the coding sequence ATGTCCGACGTCAACCTGCAACGGCGCGTCAAGCGCCACATCCAGGCCCCCGAGCACGACTTTTTCGCCGTCACCGCGCCGGGGCTCGAAGATCTCTGCGCCGCCGAGTTGGCCAACCTGGGCGCGGCCCAGACCACGTCCTTGGCCGGCGGCGTGGCCTTCCACGGCCGGCTGGAGGCCATGCTCCAGGCCAACCTCTGGCTGCGCACGGCCGGGCGTGTGCTCATGCGCCTGGCCGACTTTCGCGTGCGCACCTGGGCCGACCTGACCCGCCAGGCCGCGGCCGTGCCCTGGGAGCTGCTGCTGCCGGCCGACGGCTCGTCACTGGACGTGCGGGTCAGCCTGCACGAAAGCAACCTGCACCACGCCGGCCGCGTGGCCGAGGAAATATTTTGGGCCGCGGCCAAGGCCATGGAGCGTCAAGGATTGACCGCGCCGGTCAAGGCCCTGCCCGGCCAGGACGACGCGCTGATCCTTCAGGTCAGGGGAGTCGATCGCCGGGCGTCGATCAGCCTGGACACCAGCGGCGCGCATCTGCACAAGCGCGGCTATCGTCAGGCCACGGCCAAGGCCCCCCTGCGCGAGACCCTGGCCGCCGCCCTGCTGATGCTCTGCGGCTACGACGGCTCGCGCCCCCTGCTCGACCCCATGTGCGGAGCCGGCACCCTGGCCATCGAGGCGGCGCTGATGGCCCGCGCCCTGCCACCGGGCCTTGGCCGCGACTTCGCCTTCCAGCGCCTGGCCTTTCACCGTCCGGCCGCCTGGGCCCACCTGCAAAAAACCGCCGCCGCCAATGCCCTAGCCGTGCCGCCAGCGCCCATTTTCGCCGGCGACCGGCTGAAATCGGGCCTGGAGCTGGCCCAGGCCAACGCCGCCCGCGCCGGGGTGGCGCAAAGCATCCAGTGGGGCCAAGCCGACTTTTTCGAGCGACCAGCCCCCACCGCCACGGCCGGGCTGGTGGTCATCAACCCGCCCTATGGCAAACGCCTGGGTAGCGTGAGCCAGGCCGAGCAGATCGTCCGGCGCATCGGCCGGCATTTGGCCGAACACTACCGGGGCTGGCGTTGCGGCGTCGTGCTCTATCTGCCTCAATGGGCCGAGTTGCTGGGTCTGGAACAAATAGCCAGCCTGGAAGTTCCCCACGGCGGGCTGAAGGTCACCATGTTCTGCGGCCAAGTGGCGGGCTAG